The following DNA comes from Holophagaceae bacterium.
CCTGTTCGGAAATCCATCGGCACCAGGGGTCCATGGCCAAGTGGACCCAGGCTCCGCCCCGCCGGAGCCCGGCGATGAGTTCGCCTTTGGCGCGGGCGATGCCCTCCTGCCCGTCAGGGAAATTTTCCATGTGCGCGGTTCCGATCAGGGTGACCACGCCGAAATCCGGCGGCGCTATTTCCGTCAGCCGCTGGATTTCGCCCGGCGTGCTCATGCCCATCTCCAGCACCGCGGAGGATTCGCCCACCGGCATGGTGGCCAGGGCCTGGGGCATCCCCAGCGTATTGTTGCGGTTCCCCGGCGTCTTCCAGCCGCCGGTCGCCGCCGCCAGCAGGTCCTTGGTGCTGGTCTTGCCCACGCTGCCGGTGACGCCGAACACCGCATGGGGGCGGACAGCCTTCAGGCGCGCCTGGCCCCAGCACTGCAAGGCTGCCAGAGTGTCCGGCACGACCAATTGCGGAATCGGCAGATCCAATAGGTGGTCCACCAGGAGGCAGGCCGCGCCCAGCTCTACGGCCTTGGCGGCGAAGAGGTGTCCATCCCTGCCCGCTCGGATCGCCACAAAGCATTCCCCGGGCTGGAGCGTGCGGGTGTCCAGCGAAAGCGCGGCGGGGAAGACGGACCCGTCACCCCGCAGCTCGGCCTGGAGGAGTGAAGCCACTTGATTGAGGTCGAACAGCATAGGATCCACCTGTTCGGACGGCCTGGCCCGGCCAGGTGATGGATAGGGGCGGAAGATCGGACAGCCGAGGGCAGCTTGCCCGCGGGAACGGCGATCTGATGATAATCCACCTGGCCAGGATGCTGGCCCAGCCGACAGCTATTTGATCTTGGGGTTCGATTTCACTTCGGCGATGGCCGCGCGGGCCTGGGCCGCCTGCTGGCTCGCGGGATCCAATTCGATGATGCGGTTCCAGGCCTTGATGGCCTTCTCGTCCTGCTTCAGGTCCTGGGAATAGACGACCCCCATGTTGAACAGGCTCTGGGTGTGCTTGGGATCGAGTTTCGCCGACTTCTCGAAGTTGGCGATGGCCTTGTCATAGGCCATCAGCTCGCGGTACATGACGCCCTGGTCGGTGAGGATGTCGGCGTTGTTCGGTTCCAGTTCCAGGGCCTTGGCATAGGCGTCCACGGCCTTCTGGGGCTGGTGGGTGTCGAAATAGTCGTTGCCGAGCTGTTTCCAGGCGTTGAGGTTCTTCGGTTCCCGGGCCACGATCTGGGTGTTGGCGAAGATGCGCGACTGGGCTTCCATCGCGTTGGGCATCACTCCCGCGTTCGGGGGCATTCCCGCCGGCGCGCCGGGCGATGGCATGGGCACGGCCGCCGCGATGGTCGCCGGCTGCTGGCCGGCGCTGCGGCTGTTGCCGGTGAAATAGCCGATGATGAATCCGGCCAGCAGGCCGATCACCAAACCGATCACGATGTTTTTATTCATGGATGAATCTCCGTCCCGTCAGGCCCATCAGCGAGGCGAGGGCACTGGAATTCTTGCATGGAACGGATTCCAAAGCTGTGATCCCTGTCTCACTTGGGCCCCGCAGTCGCAGGATCCCCCGGGGCGATCGGCTACGCCACGAACTGCACCGCATAGATGGGCGGCAATTGGGTCGAAACGGTCTGCCAGTCGTCCCCTCCGTTTACCGTGACCCAGAGCGAGCCGGTGGTCGAGCCGAAAGCCAGGCGCGATCCGCTGCGGTCGATGTCCAGGGCGTGCCGGTACACAAGGTCGTAGGCATGGGTTTGCGGGAGCCCGTTCCGGAGCGTTTCGAAGCTGCGGCCGCCGTCCCGGGTCCGCGTCACCACCACGGCTCCGCCCACAGGCACGCGCCTTTCGTCTTTGATGGATGGCACGAACCAGGCGATCTCCGGGTTGTCCGGATGCACGGCCACCGCGAATCCGAAGACCGATGGCGCAACTTCCTTGATCTCCTCCCACCGGCCGCAGCCATCAGTGGATCGAAAAATCCCGTTGTGGTGCTGCGCCCAGAACACGTCTGGGCCCGATGGGCATTGCACCACCCGATGGGGATCCTGGATGTCGGGATCGAAGGCCTGGTCCGGCGGCATGTATTCGGCGCGCATCCCGTCCGCCCGGCAGGCCCAGGAAATTCCGCGATCGGTGGTCTGCCACACGCCCCCGCAGGAAACTCCGACCGTGACTTTGTTCCCATCCCGGGGGTCCACGCAGATGGAGTGGATGCCCGGAAAATCCGCGCCGCCGCCATTCCAGAGCTTGCGCCGGGGTTCCTCCCACAGGGTCCGCACCATCGTCCAGGTAGAGCCATCGTCTTCGGAATAGAAAAGCCCGCCGGGGATGGTGCCGCACCACAGCAGGCCCGGCTGCGAGGCGAGGCCAGGCTCCAGGGACCAGATGAGCTTGAGTTTCCAAGGCACCACGCGGCCCATGGAATCGATCTCTTCCACGCCTTCCGGCGGGTCGGGATAGACCGGCACGCCGACCTCCTCCCAGGTGGCGCCGCGGTCTTTCGAGCGGTGCAGCTTCACGCCGAAATGGCCGTGGTCCAGAGCCGCGAACCAGGTTCCGCTGCGGGCATCGGCCAGGGCCAAGGTCACATTGTCGCCAAGGAAGGAAACGCCCTGGATCTCCCACGTTCCGGCCATGGTCCGGCCGATGGTGAAGAGACCCTTGCGCGTGGAAACGAGCAGGGTGCTGGACATGGTCAACCTCCGGAAAGGGCCTGCATGACGAAGACTTCGGCGTCCTCTTCCACGGCATCGCTCAGGCCGCGGCGGTCCGAGACGGCCTGGCCGTCCACGAAGACCACCATGTGGGCCCGCAGCGCGCCGTGCTCGTCCAGGACGTAGCCGCGCGATCCGGGATAGAGATCGAAAGCCGCGTCCAGCGCCTCCCGCGCGGTGCCGCCCCTGACGGTGCAGGGCGGGCAGGAAATGTGGCGTTGGAGATTGCCCGTGAACACGACGCGCGGCATTAGGGAGACCTTCCGGGACCGGATTGTGTGTGAGAAGCCGTCGCAGAATGTCTCGCACCCGCCGGCCTCTGTCAATCAGTTCCCCAGGTCCTTCACCACCTGTTCGCCGCCCAGCTGCCCCATCTGGCCCAGGATCCAGGCCTGGCGCCCACGGACATAGGCACTGGGGGCATCCACCCGGTACTTGTGGGGATTCGGCAGCACCGCGGCCAGAAGAGCTGCTTCGCTGGGGCGCAGCTTGCTGCTCCGCTTGTGGAAATAGGTCGTCGAGGCCGCCTCCACGCCGTACACGCCATCGCCGAATTCCACGATGTTCAGATAGACCTCCAGGATCCGCCGCTTGGACCACCCCAGCTCGATGAGCATCGTGAAGTAGGCCTCGGCGCCCTTGCGCAGCCAGGAGCGGGACTCCCAGCAGAACTGGTTCTTGGCGGTCTGCTGGGACACGGTGGAGGCGCCGCGCTTGCGCTTGCTCCGCTCGTTGTGGGCGTAGGCCTTTTCAATGGCCTTCCAGTCGAATCCGAAATGCTCCGGGAAATTCTGGTCCTCCGCGGCGATGACCGCCAGGCCCACCGAGGGCGACATGTCGTCGAGCGGGACCCAGGTGTGGCGCGACGTGTAGGGTTCGCTGCTGAACCACGAGGCCACGCGCCGCTCCACCATCAGCGCCGAGAAAGGCGGATGGACGAAGCGCAGCAGCAGGACCAGCGCTACGCTGCCGGTTAGGAAACCCATCAAGCCCAGGGCGGACCATCGCAGACCTCGCCGCCACCACGTTTTCGTCTTCGATGCCACGTCTACCCCGCTGGATCTGAATCCACAGATAAGCATGAACCGGGTCATCAGGCCCAGTCAGACCTGGCAGCTTTGAACCACAGATGACACAGAAAAACGGTTAATCCACAGATTGCACCGATTCACACAGATTCTAAAAATGGGGAAGTGCCGACTTGATTTCGTGTGCCGTCCAGAATTTCGAGGAAGAACCGCATCTACAAGGTTTCACAAATGCCCCTTTGTCTGAAGTGGCATGGCCGCAAGACCTGATACGAATTTGCATTCGAAAAGATAAAATTCACCACGAAGACACGAAGAAAGCACCAAGCTCCAACATGGCTGATTTCGGCTCAAAATCGCTTCGCGAGGCGCGTTGCGCCTGCGGGCCGAAGGTCCGCAAATTCAGGTGGCCCGGCGGCGAGCTCACGCTTAGGTGTGATCCGCGCCGGGCCACCTGAATTTCATCTGCGAAGCTCGCACATGACGAGTCCCTTTGTGCCCTTTGTGGCTTGATGGTTCTATTTCTTTGAATGCAACTTGGTATGAATCTCTTGTTTTTGAATCTGTGTGAATCTGTGGAATCTGTGGATACCCGATCTGTGGAATCTGTGGTTCTATCTCAGTAGAATCCACACACACCCATGCCCAAACGCCTCGTCATCTGTTCGGACGGAACCTGGAACAAGCCGGACCAGTCCACCGGCGGCGTGCCCACCCCCACCAACGTCGTGAAACTGAGCCGGGCCGTGGCTCCCCAGGACCAGGCCGGGACCGAGCAGCGGGTCTACTACCATGACGGCGTGGGCGCCCGGGGCGGCTGGTGGAAACGGTTCACGGGCGGAGCTTTCGGCGAAGGCATCGACGCCATCATCCAGGCTAATTACCGTTTCCTGATCGATAACTACGATCCCGGCGATGAACTCTTCCTGTTCGGGTTCAGCCGGGGCGCCTACCTGGTGCGCAGCACGGTGGGCCTGGTCCGCAACTGCGGCCTCTTGAAGCGCGAGCACGGCGGCCAGCTCGATGCGGCCTATGCGCTCTACCGCCGCCGGGACGAGGCCTCCAGCCCCCGGGCCGAAGAGGCCGCGGCCTTCCGGGCCGCCTATGCCTGGGAGCCCCGCATCCGCTTCATCGGCGTCTGGGACACCGTCGGATCCCTGGGCATTCCGCTCAGGCCGCTGCGTTTCTGGACCAAGGAATTCTATGAATTCCATGACGTCAAGCTCAGCACCTGGGTCGACTACGCCTTCCAGGCCCTGGCCGTGGACGAGCGCCGGAAACCCTTCGCGCCGACCCTGTGGCAGGGGCAGCCCGGAGCCGGAGCGCAGATCCTGGAGCAGGCCTGGTTTCCAGGCGCGCATTCGAACATCGGAGGCGGCTATGTGGACCATGGGCTCTCGGACTTGGCCCTGCTCTGGTTGGCGGAAAAGGCCAGAGCCTGCGGTTTGGACCTGGACATGCCGCCCGGCATCCTCCCCGACGCCCTTGGCGGAATCCAGGATTCCATGACCTTCTGGTATCGGATGCTGGGCGAAAACGTCCGGCAGATCAGCCCGGGCTCCGATGGCCAGTTCATCGCCCCAAGCGTGAGAGCCCGCCAGCTGGGCACCGCGGATTACCGCCCGCCGAATGTGCCCTGGCCTCCGCAATGAAAGAGAATAAAAAGCCACAGATTAGGCAGATGAAAAACTGATCACCCACGAGCCTCAGCCTGAAAAAACATCCCGCGAAGGGCCGCGAATAGCTGCCATGCCACGGGTATTAGCCAGGCTGATGCCGGGGTGAAGGAAGGGCCGCGAAATCTCTATTGCCACACCAGCGCTTTGGCGACCAGGAGACTCATCATGGGCCAGCCTCGCGGATGGAATTCAGGCGGCCCGGCGCGGATCACACCTTGGTGCGAGCCCGTCGCCGGGCCGCCTGAATTCGCGGGCCCAGAGGCCCGCGGGCGCTGCGCGCCCCCGCGAAGCGATACCGGGTTGAATTCACTTTTCGCGGCCCTTCGCCAGAGCGCAGCGGCTTCGCGGCCCTTCGCGGGCACGCTTCCTCGGCTGAGATTGGGGGATGATCAGGTTGTATTTTTCTGCGGCAGCCTTAATAGAGCCGCCCCACCAAGGAGGCCAAGGCTGTCTCCACGCGCAGGATCCTGGAGCCCAGGTCCACGGGACGGAATCCGCAATCGACCAGGCTTTGGACCTCGGCATCCAGCCATCCGCCTTCGGGCCCGATGGCGAGCGTGGCCGGTTGGGCGACGCCGCGGGGACACGGCTCCGTTGAACCGGGGTGGGCCACCAGCGGCAATGTGCCTTTCGCCATGGCCGGCAGCTCATCCTCCACGAAGGTCCTGAAGAACCTCGCCAGGCGCAATTCCGGAAGCACCGTGTCCTTGGCCTGCTCAAGCCCAAGTATGCGTTGCAGCAGCAGATTTTCATCACTTATCCGTGGACTTTTCCAATAACTCTTCTCGACTTTCCATGCGTTGAGCAGCACGATCCGCGCGATGCCGAGGCTGGTGGCGGCCGCCAGGGCGCGGTTCAGGACTTTCGGCCGCGGCAGGGCGAGTATGAGCGTCAGCGGCAGTTTGGGCGGAGGCTCCTGATCCAGCTGCACTTCCATTTCCAGCGACGCAGGATCCAGGCGGGTGATTCTTCCGAGGCCCATCTTGCCGTTCAGGACTCCCACGCTGAGCGCATCGCCGGCCGCCGCTCGGTGGACATCCAGGACATGGGCGAAGCGCCGGCCTTCGAGCCGAGCGCGGCGAGGATCGATGAAGTCCTCCTCCTGGAGCAGCACCAGGTTCATGCCCGGTTCACTTCCCGAGCAGGCTGCGCAGGCTGCTCCCATCCTCGTAGATCAGATCGTCCACCCGCCATCCATCCGGAGTGTTGCGCAGCTTGACGGCGACCGTCCGGCGCCGGCCGTTGCCCGTGAGCACCACCGGAATGCGCGTGGCATCCCCGATGATCTCAGCCTTGCCGACCACGAACCGCTTGGGATATTCCTGGCTGTCCGTGAACGGATCGCCGTTGATGGCCGGGACCTCGTCCGGATTGGCCGGCCGGGCCAGTTCGGCGTTCAGTTTGGCCAGCAGATCGGGGCTCAGCCACTTCGCCTTGCGCGCCACCGAGGCCTTCGAGAACCCCATGTCGTGCTTGAGGTGGTCCGCGTAAAGGGCCCGCGCCACCTCCGCGGGCCATTTCTGATGGGCCGGCGCCGGTGGGCGCACCGCAACCGTTGCCAGGAGGAAAGGAAGCACGAAATGAATCATGAAAAGAGTTTAGCGGGCTTTCTTCTTGCGCGGTTTCGAGCCCGCGACCCGCAGCGCCTTGGCCATCCAATGCGCCAATTCCTCGGCATCTTCCAGGACTTCCTCGGGCACTTCGTAATAGCCCATTGCCCGCTCGTCCCCAAAGGGATGGAAGGCGTCCATGCCCTTGGCCTCGAAGTCGGCGCGATTGCTGTCGTCCACCTTGAAGTAGAGCCGGTCGTCATCCATCAGCGCGAAGAAAAGCGGGCCCGAGTAGATCCCCACGCCGCCGAACATGGATCTCGCGCTCACGGGCGCCGCGGATCCCAACTGGTCCAGCACAAATTCCCGGTAGGTCGCGCTAACCGCCATCTTGAGCCCTTCTTCCATGGATTTGGAGGTTTCGCATGCTCAGGAATGGATTTTACGATTTCCGAAAATCGGAAATTTGAAATGGGAGCCTGATCCTGGCTGCGCCAGGTCTGGTGCTTCCAGCATCACACCACCCCCGCGCCCACCCACGCAAGAGACCGGGGTACACTTGGACAGATGAGGCGCATTCGATTCCAATCCTTCCCGGTCCAGGCGCTGGTCATTGGAGCGCATGAGCCGTGGTGAAAGCGAAATCCGGAGTCAAAGCCCCCGCCACCAGCGGGCCGATTTCCATCCAGCTTCTCTCCGAGGCCCGTGTCCTTGAGCTGCACCGGGGCCTGGTGGCCTTTTCCGCCGCCACCGAAGCGCCGGTGAAGGATCTGGGGCTGCGGGACGAGGTCCTGCTGGAGGCCGCGGTGTCCCGCCAATTCCAAAGCACGGGCCTGTTGATGGAAGGTTCCGATCCCAGGGAGAAGACCGCCGCCCTGCTCCAGGGCCTGCTCGACGAACTCCCCTTCTACGATGGCAACGCGCAAACGGCGCTGCTGGCGACGCTGATCCACCTGGACCTGAACGGTTTCGCGCCCAACCAGGTTTCCCACGACGATCTGTACCGCCTTGTTTCGGCCCTGATCACCCATGAAACGGGCGAATTGCCGTTGAGGGGGGCCAAGGCCGCAAGCCGCAAGGCCGGTGTGAAGGCCACCCACGAAGATGAATTGTCCCGGGTGTTCCAATGGCTCATGGCCAATTCCAGGTGGGCCGACCGCCGGGAATATCCGCTCCCATTGCCCGAACTGAAACGCCTCCTGAACGGCCTGGACGCGGATCTCGGCGATCCGGCGGCCGGGCAGATCGAAGTGCTCAAGGCCGATGCCCAGACCGAAAAACGCTTCCTGGGACTGGGTTCCAAGACCGTGTCCCGCATGGTCCCAGTGATGAAATTCCCGGATCCGGGCGAGGACGGCCTGGTATCCGCCAACATCCTCCGTGACATCCAGAAGGCGCTTGGACTTTCCAGCCAGGACGAAAAACCCCTGTACGACTGGCTCGCCAAGGTTCAATCCTTCCTCAGGCAATACCAGACGCTTTGGCCGAGGCTGGCGAAGCTCTAAGATTTCGAGCGAGCTCCGAAGCCATCTCCTCAGGGGTCCCCATGTCCATCGAAGTCGCGCTTTCCTACCTCTCGTCGCCGCATCTCGAAGCCGATCTCCGCGCGGAATTGCAGGTCCTCATGACGAGCGCGGAGTCCGGAGACGCCGCGGCCTCGAGCGAGCTGGCGGACCGCTTTTCGGAACCCCTGGCCTTCGGCACCGGCGGCCTCCGGGGCATCATGGGGGCCGGCCTGAAGCGCATGAACAGGCCCAACGTGCGGCGGACGACCATGGCCCTCGCGACGGTGGCGAAACTCCACGCGCCGGGCAAACAGGTCGCGCTCGTGGGCTTCGACACCCGGCACAACTCTGCGGATTTCGCCCGGGAAGCCGCGCGGGTGCTCGCCTCGGAAGGTTTCCAGGTGTACCTGGGCGACCGGCCCCTGCCCACGCCTTTCCTCTGCTACGCCATGCGGAAATTAGGCGCCGCCTGCGGCGTTATCATCACCGCCTCCCATAATCCCAAGGCCTACAACGGCTACAAAGCCTATGACGACCGCGGCGCGCAGGTGCTCGATCCCTGGGATATCGAGATCGAAGCCAACTCGGCGGTGCTGCCCCTGGTGCCGAAAAGTCCTGCGGAATCCCTGGACCAGGGCATCCGCTCCATCCCGCAGGAAATCGAAGAAGCTTACCTGGCCCTGGGCCTGGCCCTGCGCCAGCAGCCCGCCCAGTACGAGCATGCCAAGCTGCTGTTCACCCCCTTCCACGGCACCGGCGGCGCCTTCGTGCCGGAGCTCTTCCGCCGCGCGCAGATCCCCTTGGATCTCTGCGGATCGCAGTCCGCGCAGGATGGCGACTTCCCTACCGCCCCCCGCCCCAACCCCGAGGAGATCGCCGCCTACGCCGCGCCCCTGGCGGACGCCCAGCGCCTCGGCAGCGACGCCATCCTGGCCAATGATCCCGACGCCGACCGCATCGGCGTGGTCGCGAAACGGGCCGGCGCCTGGGAGTTGATGAGCGGCAATGACCTGGCCGCCCTCACGCTGGACTACCTGTGCCGCCACAAAGGCCTCCGCGGCGTGTGCGTCAGCACGGTGGTCACCTCGGATTTCATGGCCGAAGTCGCGCGCCACCATGGCCTCCAGGTCATGTGGACCCTCACGGGCTTCAAGAACATCGCCGCCTGCATGGACCGCCTGGTGGAGGTCCGCGAACCCTACGCCTTCGGCGCCGAAGAAAGTTTCGGAATGCTCCTGAGCGATGAATTGCGCGACAAGGACGGCGTCATGGCGGCACTCGTGGTGGGTGAAATGATCGGCCATTTCAAGGCCGGTGGCTTGGGGTTGTTCGAAGCCGTGGATGCCCTGCAGGCCCGCATCGGCACCTTCCACAACCGCCTGGTGAACCTCGAGGACCCGCGGCCCGGAGGCGCCCAGCGATTCGGCGATGCCATGGCGCGCATCCGGTCCGCTGGCCTCGCGCAGCTCGGCGGCGAAAGAGTCCTGTCCTGGGAGGACTTCCAGAGCGGTTCATGGCACGGGCCGAAAGGCCAAGTCGAGCCCATCCTGGATCGCCCCGATCGCAAAGATATCGCCCAGGAGATCCCCCGCAGCAATGTGCTGAAATTCCGGCTGGAAAGCGGAGCCTTCGCCGCCTTCCGCCCCAGCGGCACCGAACCCAAGCTCAAGATCTACCTCCAAAGCCGCACGGACACCGCGCTGCTCGACAAGCTCGAAGCGGAAGGCAGGGAGTTGCTCGGAATTTAGGGGCCGTTATGGTTTGGCCAGTGCCTTTCTGGCCAAACCGTTACGGCCCCTTATGTCGGCCGCAGGCCGACGCCTCGGATGTTGCTCAACCCTAGGTCGGAGGCGTTACGGCCCCTCCAGCTATCGGACGCAGTGCGCCCTCCTGCTCACTTCGTTCGCAGAGCTGGAGCCTCTATGTCGGCCGCAGGCCGACGCCTCGGATGGTGCTCAGCCCTAGGTCGGAGGCGTTACGGCCCCTCCAGCTATCGGACGCGGTGCGCCCTCCTGCTCACTTCGTTCGCAGAGCTGGAGCCTCTATGTCGGCCGCAGGCCGACGTCTCGGATGGTGCTCAGCCCTAGGTTTGGAGGCGTTAGGGCTCCCCCAGCTATTGGACGCGGGCGTCCTGATGAGACCCTTCGACGAACCGGGTTACGGCGTCGTCGCCATCTGCCGGAAGGCCGAGTAGGAATTCGGCGATGGGACCGACGCCAGGCCCACCACCCGGAAGGCCCCCTGCTGTTGGCCGGGGGCCTGCATCCTCCGCAGGCCCGCGCCTGGGTTCAACCGGGAGAACATCATCGCCGAGGCCTTTTCGGTTGAGGCCGCGCCGACCTCCCCCCCGTTGATGGATCCGAACTGCCCATGGTCCACGTTCACGGGCCTGCCCGCGCGGAAGCCCCAGCGGTCATCCCACCCCGCGAAGCCCGTGAAATCGGGGACCTGCACCGCATGGGCGCCCGCCCCCAGCCAGCCTTCGCTGAACAGCAGGTACCAGTAGACCTGCTCCTGGTTCCCGTTCTGGATCAAGGCGAACTGTTCCAGCCGCGGCAATGGATTGACCGAAGCCCAGCTCAATCCCGGACGCAGGTAAGGGCCTGGAAGCCAATCCACCTGGAAGGGCTGCACGGGTGTGGGGAAGTTGATGGCCAGGGGCCCCGGCAAGGCCTGGCTGCCCCCGTAGACGGCCTCCCAATGGCCGGTGCCGAAGGCGCCGAATCCATAGGCGTAGCTGTCTCCGGGCAGGCCGTAGGCGGCTGGGAAGGCTGCATAGGACGGCAGGGCCGTTCCGTCCCCCAGCCCGAAATACTGCCCTCCCGACGTGAAATAACGGACGCTGCCCTGGATGGTTTCATCAGCCGCCACGGGCCCATAGGTGATGGCTTGCGCGGGCCCAGGAGCGAACCCATCGACGGCGAAGTCCACGTCCCGGGCCGCGTTCCCCTGCGCGTCGCGTCCCCGGTCCAGGAACAGCCGCGTGGGCGCATGGGTAGCGGGATCGGAATAGAGCCAGCCCGCCAGGTCCCCCTTGCCCTTCAACACCTGGGTCAGATAGGAATCAGCGCCGCCCTCGAACAGCAGCGCGGCCGCGCTGGTCACCAGGTAGCCCGATGAGGCTCCCTGGCCCAACAGGCGGCCCTGCAGCGAATAGAGGACCGGGTCGGGGCCGGGCGGCGGATCGCAGATGAAATAGACCCCCAGCGAATTCGATTCGGGCAGGGTCTGGAAAATGTAGTTCATCTGGAAGGCCTGGAAGGAGCCGATGGCGCAGTTGTACCCATAGGCCAGGCCATAGCGCCCCGCCGGATCCGTCACCGCGGCGAGGTAGGTACCCTGTTGTCCTTCCAGCAGCCGCCAGGAGGCATCGCCATCCTTGAAGGCCATGAAGGGGAGGTTGGCCTGGTCGTAGTTGACGTAGGTCGAGACCGGCAGCAGCCGGGCCGCCAGGACGCCCACCTTGAAAGCCGATTCCTGCGCTTCGAAATTCCCGCGGGCATGGAGCGTGAAGGCGCGATCCCCGGCGGTGGCGGACACAGGCACCCGCACGGTTATCTTGGCGGTCGCCGGGCCAGAGCCGAGGCTGAGGTTGGCTGGAGACACCGAAACCGCCAGCTCCGTCCCCTGGGGCGCCACCGCAAGTTCGACCGCGCCCGTGAAACCATCCAAGGGGCGGACGGTCACCGTGAAGACGCCCGCGGTGTCCGGCGCCACCGGCAGGGAGGCAGGGTCCAGGACCAGTTCCACGCCGGGAGCGCGGAGCGGCATGGACGGATTTTCCCCGGCGCAGCTCAGGCCCAGCGCCAACGCAAGGCCCGCCGCACATCCCTGGATCCGTTTCCGGACTTCGTCCACAGCTCACCTGCCCTCGAAACTTGGCCCAACGATTCCCGCGATGCGCTGCTTGCGCAAGAGCAAAGTGCGGAAGCGCTCCTGGGCCTCGAGCAGCGCCGAGCGGCGGCTCGGTTCATCGCCCATGGATTTGGGATCGCCCAGGCGGTCCACCTCTTTGCGGGCCAGCTCCAGGGCCGCGTTCACCCGCAGGACGCGCACTTCGCGCCGCCCTCCCTTCCCATCCTTCAGGTCCCTGGCATTGTTTTCAGTCCAGAGGGGTTCATAACTCACATTTCTAAGCTTCACCTGCTCGTGGCCGCTCAAATCCAATTCCTTCGTGAAGACCACGCGGAGGGCCGCGCTGTCCCGGTTGTCGCCGCCGGATACCGGAAAGAGGTCGGCGCGGTAGAAGCGGTCCTGGTTGGCGATGAAATTGCCCAGCGAAAAGGCCACGATGGCGGTCCGCCCCCCTGCCTCAAGCGGCTCGATGGGCTGGAGGACATGGGGATGGGAAGCGATGATCAGGTCGGCGCCGGCCTCGACCAGGCCCCGGGCGATCTCGCGCTGCCGCTGGGTCGGTTCATGCTGGTACTCGTTGCCCCAATGCAGGCTAACGACCACAGCGTCGGATCTGGAACGGACGGCCCTGATGGCTGCCTTGGC
Coding sequences within:
- a CDS encoding phospho-sugar mutase; amino-acid sequence: MSIEVALSYLSSPHLEADLRAELQVLMTSAESGDAAASSELADRFSEPLAFGTGGLRGIMGAGLKRMNRPNVRRTTMALATVAKLHAPGKQVALVGFDTRHNSADFAREAARVLASEGFQVYLGDRPLPTPFLCYAMRKLGAACGVIITASHNPKAYNGYKAYDDRGAQVLDPWDIEIEANSAVLPLVPKSPAESLDQGIRSIPQEIEEAYLALGLALRQQPAQYEHAKLLFTPFHGTGGAFVPELFRRAQIPLDLCGSQSAQDGDFPTAPRPNPEEIAAYAAPLADAQRLGSDAILANDPDADRIGVVAKRAGAWELMSGNDLAALTLDYLCRHKGLRGVCVSTVVTSDFMAEVARHHGLQVMWTLTGFKNIAACMDRLVEVREPYAFGAEESFGMLLSDELRDKDGVMAALVVGEMIGHFKAGGLGLFEAVDALQARIGTFHNRLVNLEDPRPGGAQRFGDAMARIRSAGLAQLGGERVLSWEDFQSGSWHGPKGQVEPILDRPDRKDIAQEIPRSNVLKFRLESGAFAAFRPSGTEPKLKIYLQSRTDTALLDKLEAEGRELLGI
- a CDS encoding CapA family protein, translating into MIDLRTASLCLLLALACGRKPGPAKPDPDVARLPKVVAQAQLVAVGDIMMHTDVKKAAMQSPDQAEAGFPSLWADVLPILKGADIAFGNLETPVAPRTGKPGVPFQFNAPEGLPRALRTSGFTVLSTANNHAFDQGTSGITETLDRLKEAGLVAVGTGETQAKAEQPVIIEKNGIRFAFLAFTDLFNIDLNRKATEPWVRPLDLEPAKAAIRAVRSRSDAVVVSLHWGNEYQHEPTQRQREIARGLVEAGADLIIASHPHVLQPIEPLEAGGRTAIVAFSLGNFIANQDRFYRADLFPVSGGDNRDSAALRVVFTKELDLSGHEQVKLRNVSYEPLWTENNARDLKDGKGGRREVRVLRVNAALELARKEVDRLGDPKSMGDEPSRRSALLEAQERFRTLLLRKQRIAGIVGPSFEGR